In Candidatus Promineifilum breve, one genomic interval encodes:
- a CDS encoding 3'-5' exoribonuclease YhaM family protein, with translation MKPKMGARVADKTKFIGDLKAGMELQGEPFLLHDVVRRQSKDGRPFLLLTLRDRTGQVAGVFWDVPLTVDVWARPGLAVRVTGRVNLYKESIQVSVNDMTRAAGLDLTAFLPASRRSLETMRAELRAAVVGLAEPWRMLAAHLLLEGELAERYATAPAARGMHHAFIGGLLEHSLSMVAVARLLAGYYPHVDADLLVCGALLHDMGKAYEYALEEGFAYSEDGRLVGHIVRGVVLIERAAAELDFPADQLQHLIHLIISHHGTTEWGSPIVPKTLEAVLLHQIDLLDSRVGGFMDHVGHDGSGAAWTTKRSEMFGTELRRPDGFSRVAGPYEDEDIA, from the coding sequence GTGAAACCCAAAATGGGGGCGCGTGTGGCGGATAAAACGAAGTTCATCGGCGATCTGAAAGCGGGCATGGAGTTGCAAGGCGAGCCGTTCCTGCTCCACGACGTGGTGCGGCGACAATCGAAGGATGGCCGCCCGTTCCTGCTCCTCACCCTGCGCGACCGCACCGGGCAGGTGGCCGGCGTCTTCTGGGACGTGCCGCTGACCGTGGACGTATGGGCGCGGCCGGGGTTGGCCGTGCGGGTCACCGGGCGCGTCAATCTCTATAAGGAGTCCATTCAGGTCAGCGTCAACGACATGACCCGCGCCGCCGGCCTCGATCTGACCGCCTTCCTGCCCGCCAGCCGCCGATCATTGGAGACCATGCGCGCCGAGCTGCGCGCGGCGGTTGTCGGCCTGGCCGAACCGTGGCGGATGCTGGCCGCCCATCTGTTGCTGGAGGGCGAACTGGCCGAGCGCTACGCCACTGCTCCGGCGGCGCGCGGTATGCACCATGCCTTCATCGGCGGCTTGCTGGAGCATTCGCTCAGCATGGTCGCCGTGGCCCGCTTGCTGGCCGGCTATTACCCCCACGTCGACGCCGACCTGCTGGTGTGTGGCGCGCTGCTCCACGACATGGGCAAGGCCTACGAATACGCGCTGGAGGAGGGCTTCGCTTATTCCGAGGACGGCCGCCTGGTGGGCCACATTGTGCGCGGCGTGGTGCTCATCGAACGGGCCGCGGCCGAACTCGACTTTCCGGCCGACCAGTTGCAACACCTCATCCACCTGATCATCTCCCACCACGGCACGACGGAGTGGGGATCGCCCATCGTGCCCAAGACGCTGGAGGCCGTGCTGCTGCACCAGATCGATCTGCTCGATAGCCGGGTAGGCGGCTTTATGGATCACGTCGGCCACGACGGCAGCGGCGCGGCCTGGACAACCAAGCGCAGCGAGATGTTCGGCACCGAGTTGCGCCGGCCCGATGGCTTCAGTCGCGTCGCCGGGCCGTATGAGGACGAGGATATCGCCTGA
- a CDS encoding UbiX family flavin prenyltransferase: protein MKKIIVGLSGASGVIYGIRLLEIIQALPDVESHLVMSTAAATTIPLETTYTPEEVRALATVDYRFKDIAAAISSGSFRTDGMIVLPCSMKTLSAIAYSYSDNLLTRAADVVLKERRKLILCPRETPLHLGHLRAMTLAAEMGAVIAPSMPAFYHRPQTVDDIVNQTVNRVLDLVDVTLPEDLFRRWQGGGRLRD from the coding sequence ATGAAGAAGATCATTGTCGGCCTGTCGGGGGCCAGCGGCGTTATCTATGGCATCCGGTTGCTGGAGATCATCCAGGCGCTACCCGACGTGGAATCCCACCTGGTGATGAGCACCGCCGCGGCCACGACCATCCCGCTGGAGACGACCTACACGCCGGAGGAGGTGCGGGCGCTGGCGACGGTCGATTACCGCTTCAAGGACATCGCCGCGGCCATCTCGTCCGGCTCCTTCCGCACCGACGGCATGATCGTGCTGCCCTGCTCGATGAAGACGCTGTCGGCCATCGCCTACTCCTACAGCGACAATCTGCTGACACGGGCGGCCGACGTGGTGCTGAAGGAGCGGCGCAAGCTCATCCTCTGCCCGCGCGAGACGCCGCTGCACCTGGGTCACCTGCGGGCGATGACGCTGGCGGCCGAGATGGGGGCCGTCATCGCCCCGTCAATGCCCGCCTTCTACCACCGGCCGCAGACAGTGGACGACATCGTGAACCAGACGGTCAACCGTGTCCTCGATCTGGTGGACGTGACGCTGCCGGAGGACTTGTTTCGGCGCTGGCAGGGGGGCGGGAGATTGAGAGATTGA
- a CDS encoding pyridoxamine 5'-phosphate oxidase family protein, translating to MDDAAERARAYLAGHRVMTLATSGPEGVWAAAVFYVNDGWQLYFLSAGHTRHARNMAASPRVAATIQEDYADWVEIKGIQLEGTVRLLEGGARAFAIVHYAQKFPFVRRPEATIETALARVNWYCLTPDKLYLVDNSRGFGQRDEIDLAK from the coding sequence ATGGACGACGCGGCGGAGCGGGCGCGGGCGTATCTGGCCGGGCATCGGGTGATGACGCTGGCGACGAGTGGGCCGGAGGGGGTGTGGGCGGCGGCCGTGTTCTACGTCAACGACGGCTGGCAGCTATACTTTCTTTCGGCTGGGCACACGCGCCACGCGCGAAATATGGCCGCGTCGCCACGGGTGGCGGCCACGATTCAGGAGGATTACGCCGATTGGGTGGAGATTAAGGGCATCCAGTTGGAGGGCACGGTCCGGCTGCTGGAGGGCGGGGCACGGGCCTTCGCTATTGTCCACTATGCGCAAAAGTTTCCGTTTGTCAGACGGCCGGAGGCCACCATTGAGACGGCCTTGGCGCGGGTGAACTGGTATTGCCTGACGCCGGACAAGCTATACTTAGTTGATAACAGTCGCGGCTTTGGGCAGCGGGACGAGATCGATTTGGCGAAATGA
- a CDS encoding NUDIX hydrolase, giving the protein MQPNVIRPIAICVFQHNGRILVAEGYDPLKRQTFYRPLGGAIEFGEYSADTIARELTEELGAAVVDLRYLGALENVFTFDGRPGHEIVMIYDGAFADRALYDQAAIDGVEDSGHPFRAVWVSLADSLDPAAPPVYPTGLLELLAL; this is encoded by the coding sequence ATGCAGCCCAACGTTATCCGCCCCATTGCCATCTGTGTCTTCCAGCACAACGGCCGCATCCTCGTCGCCGAGGGTTACGACCCGCTCAAGCGCCAGACGTTCTACCGGCCACTGGGCGGGGCCATTGAGTTCGGCGAGTACAGCGCCGACACGATTGCCCGCGAACTGACCGAGGAGTTAGGCGCGGCCGTGGTGGATCTGCGCTATCTCGGCGCGCTGGAGAACGTCTTCACCTTCGACGGCCGGCCGGGGCACGAGATCGTCATGATCTACGATGGCGCGTTCGCCGACCGCGCCCTTTATGACCAGGCCGCAATCGATGGCGTCGAGGACAGCGGCCATCCGTTTCGCGCCGTGTGGGTCAGCCTGGCTGATTCGCTCGACCCGGCCGCGCCGCCGGTCTATCCCACAGGCTTGTTAGAGCTATTGGCCCTTTAG
- a CDS encoding Uma2 family endonuclease has product MDTLTAIRKRFTVVEYQQMAATGILGEDDRFELLEGEIVKMAALGPQHAACVDRLNKTLQRLVQDRAIVRVQNPIRVGENSQPQPDVTLLQPRDDFYAGGHPEPEDVLLLIEVSESSLAYDRDVKLPLYAAAGIVEVWLVALLPQVVEVYRAPSENGYGEKRTMRRGDTLAPLHLPEVVLHANEMISERR; this is encoded by the coding sequence ATGGATACACTAACCGCTATCCGCAAGCGTTTCACAGTTGTTGAGTATCAACAGATGGCTGCCACCGGCATCCTCGGTGAGGATGATCGCTTTGAGCTTCTGGAGGGGGAAATTGTCAAAATGGCTGCGTTGGGGCCGCAACACGCGGCGTGCGTCGATCGCTTGAATAAAACCTTGCAACGCCTGGTACAAGATCGGGCAATCGTTCGCGTTCAGAACCCGATTCGGGTTGGGGAGAATTCGCAGCCACAACCCGACGTCACGCTTCTGCAACCACGCGACGATTTCTACGCCGGCGGGCACCCGGAGCCGGAAGACGTGCTGCTACTCATCGAAGTGTCGGAGTCCTCGCTGGCCTACGACCGCGACGTAAAACTGCCGCTCTATGCGGCCGCGGGCATCGTTGAGGTGTGGCTGGTGGCCCTGCTGCCACAGGTGGTGGAAGTCTACCGCGCCCCCAGCGAAAACGGCTACGGCGAGAAGCGCACCATGCGCCGGGGTGACACGCTCGCCCCGCTGCATCTGCCCGAAGTGGTTTTGCACGCGAATGAGATGATTAGTGAGCGTAGATAA
- a CDS encoding type II toxin-antitoxin system RelE family toxin, with amino-acid sequence MKSKTLPSFWKAYENLDPSIKRQTRKAYSIWRNNPYHPSLHFKCINVQDNIWSVRVTRNYRALGIVEGDTMTWLWIGGHDAYRRFFS; translated from the coding sequence GTGAAATCGAAAACGTTACCATCCTTTTGGAAGGCATATGAGAATCTGGATCCTTCCATTAAACGTCAAACTCGCAAGGCTTATTCCATCTGGCGAAACAATCCTTACCATCCTTCCCTTCACTTCAAATGTATCAACGTTCAGGACAATATCTGGTCAGTACGTGTAACACGCAATTATCGAGCATTGGGCATTGTAGAAGGCGACACGATGACCTGGTTGTGGATCGGCGGCCATGATGCCTATAGAAGGTTCTTCAGTTAG
- a CDS encoding PD-(D/E)XK nuclease family protein, with product MPDLTPLQREAVDAGGASYLYGPAGTGKTTALHQRLIRLLRQEPAYTVLALVAEPEHRAAFFDAVHASGLGPYSELNVTNYSRLAQSMAALFWPLVARDAGFERPYVPPTFLSYDQAQVLMWRIVTPLLAQGAFANLRLRPQQIVSQLLDTLNRAALNALPLEEAIARQTRTWAGEPERRFHLDDAATAARAFRRRCLADSLLDLSLTVELFDTQLVRHPEFHRYFRERYRHLIVDNLEEQTPAGQNFVAGLMGETQTTAVAVDAGGGYKRFLAADPHGAEGMRGRFTHVFDFSHSFVAPADMTALANQVENHLLHTTLPTEGAAERVLTVVGGRYRREMIANLGPVLHELVYGRGVAARDIAVIVPYMDGALRYMLTGALREAGLPYRLLRRRTSPREEPRVRAWLTWLALAHPGWGVHPAPYDVAEALTLSIHSLDPARAQLLVDNLYRPAAPELLPIEQLPARIAERVGAEDAHLVEEARLWLAARAHSDTIDVFLHSLFNDLLARPEFQPEPDVAGAAVLDWLVRSAARLRKAAPAMGLLTEADLGAAFIDAVNQGLVTANPPDWGEPPDPEGVVLSTIYAYLLAGEPARVQVWLETAAQGWWDIPRQPLSNAFVLAQSRSPEIPWTVDEEFAVRNELLTRIVRGLTARCREGVILATSDLDRRGARQDGPLWRALGSVVRLKTSIESSA from the coding sequence ATGCCAGACCTGACCCCCCTACAGCGTGAAGCCGTTGACGCCGGCGGCGCGAGTTACCTCTATGGCCCGGCCGGAACGGGCAAGACGACCGCGCTCCACCAGCGCCTCATCCGCCTCTTGCGCCAGGAGCCGGCCTATACCGTGCTGGCGCTGGTGGCCGAGCCGGAACACCGCGCCGCTTTCTTCGACGCCGTCCACGCCTCCGGCCTCGGCCCCTATTCGGAACTGAACGTCACCAACTATTCGCGACTGGCCCAGAGCATGGCCGCGCTGTTCTGGCCGCTGGTGGCCCGCGACGCGGGCTTCGAGCGCCCCTACGTGCCGCCGACGTTCCTGAGCTACGACCAGGCCCAGGTGCTCATGTGGCGCATCGTTACGCCGCTGCTGGCCCAGGGGGCGTTCGCCAATCTGCGCCTGCGGCCGCAACAGATCGTCAGCCAACTGCTGGACACGCTCAACCGGGCGGCGCTCAACGCCCTGCCACTGGAGGAGGCCATCGCCCGCCAGACGCGCACCTGGGCGGGCGAGCCGGAGCGTCGCTTCCACCTGGACGACGCGGCCACGGCCGCCCGCGCCTTCCGCCGCCGCTGCCTGGCCGATAGCCTGCTCGACCTGTCGCTGACGGTTGAGCTTTTCGATACCCAACTGGTGCGCCACCCCGAATTCCACCGCTACTTCCGCGAGCGCTACCGCCACCTCATCGTCGATAATCTGGAGGAGCAGACCCCGGCCGGGCAAAACTTCGTCGCCGGGCTGATGGGCGAGACGCAGACCACGGCCGTGGCCGTCGATGCCGGCGGCGGCTATAAGCGCTTCCTGGCCGCCGACCCCCACGGCGCGGAGGGCATGCGCGGGCGCTTCACCCACGTCTTCGACTTCAGCCACAGCTTCGTCGCCCCGGCCGACATGACCGCGCTGGCGAACCAGGTCGAAAACCACTTGCTGCACACTACATTGCCGACCGAGGGCGCGGCCGAGCGCGTCCTGACCGTCGTCGGCGGGCGCTACCGGCGCGAGATGATCGCCAACCTCGGCCCCGTGCTCCACGAACTGGTCTATGGCCGGGGCGTGGCCGCGCGTGACATTGCCGTCATCGTGCCCTACATGGATGGCGCGCTGCGCTATATGCTGACCGGGGCGCTGCGCGAGGCCGGGCTGCCCTACCGCCTGCTGCGCCGCCGCACCAGCCCGCGCGAGGAGCCGCGCGTCCGCGCCTGGCTGACGTGGCTGGCGCTGGCCCACCCCGGCTGGGGCGTCCATCCCGCGCCCTACGACGTGGCCGAGGCGCTGACGCTGAGCATCCACAGCCTTGACCCGGCCCGCGCCCAACTGCTGGTGGATAATCTCTACCGGCCGGCCGCGCCGGAACTACTGCCCATCGAACAACTGCCGGCGCGCATCGCCGAGCGCGTAGGGGCCGAGGACGCGCACCTGGTGGAAGAGGCGCGGTTGTGGCTGGCCGCGCGCGCCCATAGCGACACCATCGACGTTTTTCTCCATAGCCTGTTCAACGACCTGCTGGCCCGGCCGGAGTTCCAGCCGGAGCCGGACGTGGCCGGCGCGGCCGTGCTCGATTGGCTGGTGCGCTCGGCGGCCCGCTTGCGCAAGGCGGCCCCGGCGATGGGCCTGCTGACCGAGGCCGATCTGGGCGCGGCGTTCATCGATGCCGTCAATCAGGGCCTCGTGACGGCCAACCCGCCCGACTGGGGCGAGCCACCCGACCCGGAGGGCGTCGTCTTATCGACCATCTACGCCTACCTGCTGGCCGGGGAGCCGGCGCGGGTGCAGGTGTGGCTGGAGACGGCCGCCCAGGGGTGGTGGGACATCCCTCGCCAGCCGCTGAGCAACGCCTTCGTGCTGGCCCAAAGCCGCTCGCCGGAAATCCCCTGGACGGTGGACGAGGAGTTCGCCGTGCGCAACGAACTGCTGACGCGCATTGTGCGCGGCCTGACGGCGCGCTGCCGCGAGGGGGTCATCCTGGCGACGAGCGACCTCGACCGGCGCGGGGCGCGGCAGGATGGGCCGTTGTGGCGGGCATTGGGATCGGTGGTGCGCCTGAAAACATCCATTGAATCCTCCGCATAG
- a CDS encoding FHA domain-containing protein has translation MGHAHSRILRGLLAALSLILSVVVVVGAQETGQIGRLNITDSDTNTFPSVRLQVYGMDGQGAPLDFATEPLFASHNGFPVDEVVFDGKTPVGTLTVFLIDAAGGTSEQIPAIIAAIQQYASAGNMQEQIDHVAVYQIRADGPQQLLAPTSFFNGVANLFNTSQLTAEEGATSLYDSVISLIGEIEGMKPNPAMAASIVLISDGTDPGTSQAQPGDVTTRAAEAGVPIHTLHLENPGLGAGLELGRTYLRDLSTGSRGVAAELADPAGVASVWARIAGFREHSWIRYTVPEATGGPAQVEVSLLNNRDVRATTEVIISTAAPNVVINLPRESRSLTLPDLDEPVELQLSTAVTWLDGEQREVTSAELLVNGQQVADIPVNQLASFTAVIPNLTFGDNRLEVVARDIQGLISTSAPVIITVTQGAESSVPEELQPAGLNFNWTWLLWLLALAGLGVAGYWLWRRRAGSAAPAAGGSRRRRPRTPAGQPAASKPLDEGSAAVDFMGAGGYEPSFVMAHLEVIDAQTLMPEELTLGDAEVRIGRSPAQSQIAFRDDITVSRYHAVLRLEGNQYRIYDAGSTSGTYVNERQVPEYGLQLGDGDEIQLGAVRLRYRQL, from the coding sequence ATGGGACACGCCCACAGTCGTATCTTGCGGGGTCTGCTGGCCGCGCTCAGCCTGATTCTTAGCGTGGTAGTCGTGGTCGGGGCGCAGGAGACGGGCCAAATCGGCCGCCTCAACATCACTGACTCCGACACCAATACTTTCCCCAGCGTCCGGCTCCAGGTCTACGGTATGGACGGCCAGGGCGCGCCGCTCGATTTCGCCACCGAACCGCTGTTCGCCAGCCACAACGGCTTCCCGGTCGATGAGGTCGTCTTTGACGGCAAAACCCCCGTGGGCACGTTGACCGTCTTTCTGATCGACGCCGCCGGCGGCACGAGCGAGCAGATACCGGCCATCATCGCTGCCATCCAGCAATACGCCTCGGCCGGCAATATGCAGGAGCAGATCGACCACGTGGCCGTCTACCAGATTCGCGCCGACGGGCCGCAACAACTCCTGGCCCCGACCTCCTTCTTCAACGGCGTCGCCAACCTGTTCAATACGTCGCAACTGACGGCCGAAGAGGGGGCCACCTCGCTCTACGACAGCGTCATCAGTTTGATCGGCGAGATCGAAGGTATGAAGCCCAACCCGGCCATGGCCGCGTCCATCGTCCTCATCAGCGACGGCACCGACCCCGGCACGTCGCAGGCCCAACCGGGCGACGTGACCACGCGGGCGGCGGAGGCTGGCGTGCCCATCCACACCCTGCACCTGGAAAATCCCGGTCTCGGCGCGGGGCTGGAACTGGGCCGTACCTATTTGCGTGACCTCTCCACCGGCTCGCGCGGCGTGGCCGCCGAACTGGCCGATCCGGCCGGCGTGGCCTCGGTCTGGGCGCGCATCGCCGGCTTTCGCGAGCATTCGTGGATCCGCTACACCGTGCCCGAAGCCACCGGCGGCCCGGCCCAGGTCGAGGTGAGTCTGCTCAACAACCGCGACGTGCGGGCCACGACGGAGGTCATCATCTCCACCGCCGCGCCCAACGTGGTCATCAACCTCCCCCGCGAGAGCCGCAGCCTGACCCTGCCCGATCTGGATGAGCCGGTCGAACTGCAACTGTCCACCGCCGTTACCTGGCTCGACGGCGAACAGCGCGAGGTGACCTCGGCCGAACTGTTGGTCAACGGCCAGCAGGTGGCCGACATTCCGGTCAATCAACTGGCCTCGTTCACGGCCGTCATCCCCAATCTCACCTTCGGCGATAATCGGCTGGAAGTTGTGGCTAGGGATATCCAGGGGCTTATCTCGACCAGCGCGCCGGTTATCATCACCGTGACCCAGGGGGCCGAATCGTCGGTTCCTGAAGAGTTGCAACCGGCGGGTTTGAACTTCAACTGGACGTGGCTGCTGTGGTTGTTGGCGCTGGCGGGGCTGGGCGTTGCCGGCTATTGGCTGTGGCGTCGCCGCGCCGGCTCGGCCGCGCCCGCCGCGGGCGGGTCGCGCCGCCGCCGGCCGCGCACCCCGGCCGGCCAGCCGGCCGCGTCGAAGCCGCTGGACGAGGGCAGCGCCGCGGTCGATTTCATGGGGGCCGGTGGCTATGAGCCATCCTTCGTCATGGCCCATCTGGAAGTGATCGATGCCCAGACGCTGATGCCCGAAGAGTTGACGCTGGGCGATGCCGAGGTGCGCATCGGCCGCTCGCCGGCCCAATCGCAGATCGCCTTCCGTGACGACATCACCGTCTCCCGCTACCATGCCGTCCTGCGCCTGGAAGGCAACCAGTACCGCATTTACGACGCCGGCAGCACCAGCGGCACCTACGTCAACGAGCGCCAAGTCCCCGAGTATGGCCTGCAACTGGGCGACGGCGACGAGATCCAACTCGGGGCGGTGCGGCTGCGCTATCGGCAGTTGTAG